In Kitasatospora gansuensis, a genomic segment contains:
- a CDS encoding MBL fold metallo-hydrolase: MFVAGFPAGAWGTNCYLVAPAAGEECVIVDPGHEATQGVEDLIREHRLKPVAVLLTHGHIDHIASVVPVCGARGVPAWIHPEDRYMMADPARGLGRALGQQIMGSITVGEPDDVRELTDGAVLELAGLNLTVDHAPGHTKGSVTFRTPSQDDIPPVLFSGDLLFAGSVGRTDLPGGDSEAIMRSLARVCLPLDDATVVLSGHGGQTTIGRERATNPYLQQAAGALGAPAFPRRGM, translated from the coding sequence TTGTTCGTCGCCGGATTTCCCGCCGGGGCCTGGGGCACCAACTGCTACCTGGTCGCGCCGGCAGCCGGTGAGGAGTGCGTGATCGTCGACCCCGGGCACGAGGCGACGCAGGGTGTCGAGGACCTGATCAGGGAGCACCGGCTCAAGCCGGTCGCCGTCCTGCTGACGCACGGGCACATCGACCACATCGCCTCGGTGGTGCCGGTCTGCGGCGCGCGCGGCGTCCCGGCCTGGATCCACCCCGAGGACCGCTACATGATGGCCGACCCGGCCCGTGGCCTGGGCCGTGCGCTCGGGCAGCAGATCATGGGCTCGATCACGGTCGGCGAGCCGGACGACGTACGGGAGCTGACCGACGGTGCCGTGCTGGAGCTGGCCGGGCTGAATCTGACGGTCGATCATGCGCCGGGCCATACCAAGGGGTCGGTGACCTTCCGGACGCCTTCGCAGGACGACATCCCACCGGTGTTGTTCTCGGGCGACCTGCTGTTCGCCGGCTCGGTAGGGCGTACGGACCTCCCGGGGGGAGACAGCGAGGCGATCATGCGCTCGCTGGCCCGGGTCTGCCTGCCCCTCGACGACGCCACCGTGGTCCTCTCCGGTCACGGCGGCCAGACCACCATCGGCCGTGAGCGCGCCACCAACCCCTACCTCCAGCAGGCGGCGGGAGCGCTCGGCGCCCCGGCCTTCCCGCGACGAGGAATGTGA
- a CDS encoding peptidylprolyl isomerase — protein sequence MVTSEQRRRQLAREKYERQMERRVEAQKKAKRRNVIVGGALAVVLVSVGSAFATGAFDSDPKTKDTAQATPTPPAAVTPVKGCETPAAGAPNGKQWKTEPALTVDTKATYTAKLATSCGEVTLTLDAAKAPHTVNSFTYLAGEQYFDHVKCHRLTTQGIYVLQCGDPTGTGSGGPGYQFADENLTGATYPAGTVAMANAGPGTNGSQFFLVYKDTQLPPNYTPFGKITGGLDVLTNIAGGGVKGGGGDGAPNADVVLNSVTATKS from the coding sequence GTGGTCACCAGCGAACAGCGTCGACGTCAGCTCGCCCGCGAGAAGTACGAGCGGCAGATGGAGCGTCGGGTCGAGGCCCAGAAGAAGGCCAAGCGGCGCAACGTGATCGTCGGCGGCGCCCTCGCCGTCGTGCTGGTCTCGGTGGGCAGCGCCTTCGCCACCGGGGCCTTCGACTCCGACCCCAAGACCAAGGACACCGCGCAGGCCACCCCGACGCCGCCCGCCGCCGTCACGCCGGTCAAGGGCTGCGAGACCCCGGCCGCCGGTGCGCCGAACGGCAAGCAGTGGAAGACCGAGCCCGCACTGACGGTCGACACCAAGGCCACCTACACCGCGAAGCTGGCCACCAGCTGCGGCGAGGTGACCCTCACGCTGGACGCCGCCAAGGCGCCGCACACGGTGAACTCCTTCACCTACCTGGCCGGTGAGCAGTACTTCGATCACGTGAAGTGCCACCGCCTCACCACCCAGGGCATCTACGTGCTCCAGTGCGGTGACCCGACCGGCACCGGTTCGGGCGGCCCCGGCTACCAGTTCGCCGACGAGAACCTGACCGGCGCGACCTACCCGGCGGGCACCGTGGCGATGGCCAACGCCGGCCCCGGCACCAACGGCAGCCAGTTCTTCCTGGTCTACAAGGACACCCAGCTGCCGCCGAACTACACCCCGTTCGGGAAGATCACCGGTGGGCTCGACGTGCTCACCAACATCGCCGGTGGCGGCGTCAAGGGCGGTGGCGGCGACGGTGCCCCGAACGCCGATGTGGTCCTCAACTCGGTGACCGCAACCAAGAGTTGA
- a CDS encoding DUF349 domain-containing protein, translated as MSSEPWGRVDEQGTVYVRTADGERVVGSWQAGSPEEALAYFERKYQGLAAEIALLEHRVRKTDLATKDAQTALDHLRAQVVEAHAVGDLESLAKRLDTLTGEIETRQNERKIAKAKAQDETRAAKDKLVAEAEQLAESTQWREAGDRLRALVDIWKGLPRLDRKSDDELWHRFSHARSVFSKHRKAHFATLDSEREQARAVKEKLVAQAEALSSSTEWGDTAAAYRDLMTSWKAAGRAQRDAEEELWARFRGAQDVFFQARSATFSERDAEQGENQKLKEALLVEAEAILPITDLKAAKAALRGVSERWEAIGHVPRDAKPKLDARLNTVERAIREAEEAEWQRSNPEARARATGMTSLLQSAVDKLQGELDKARAAGNASKVAKLENELAGRQLLLDQALKSLEEFSG; from the coding sequence GTGAGCAGCGAACCGTGGGGCCGTGTCGACGAGCAGGGGACCGTCTACGTCAGGACCGCCGACGGCGAGCGCGTCGTCGGCTCCTGGCAGGCGGGCTCCCCCGAGGAGGCCCTCGCCTACTTCGAGCGGAAGTACCAGGGCCTGGCGGCCGAGATCGCCCTGCTGGAGCACCGGGTCCGGAAGACCGACCTGGCCACCAAGGACGCCCAGACCGCCCTCGACCACCTGCGCGCGCAGGTCGTCGAGGCCCACGCCGTCGGCGACCTGGAGTCGCTGGCCAAGCGCCTGGACACCCTGACCGGCGAGATCGAGACCCGGCAGAACGAGCGCAAGATCGCCAAGGCCAAGGCCCAGGACGAGACCCGGGCGGCCAAGGACAAGCTGGTCGCCGAGGCCGAGCAGCTCGCCGAGTCCACCCAGTGGCGGGAGGCCGGGGACCGGCTGCGCGCGCTGGTGGACATCTGGAAGGGTCTGCCCCGGCTGGACCGGAAGAGCGACGACGAGCTGTGGCACCGCTTCTCGCACGCCCGCTCGGTCTTCTCCAAGCACCGCAAGGCGCACTTCGCCACCCTGGACTCCGAGCGCGAGCAGGCCCGGGCGGTCAAGGAGAAGCTGGTCGCCCAGGCCGAGGCGCTCTCCAGCTCCACCGAGTGGGGTGACACCGCCGCCGCCTACCGGGATCTGATGACCAGTTGGAAGGCCGCGGGCCGCGCCCAGCGGGACGCGGAGGAGGAGCTGTGGGCCCGGTTCCGGGGCGCGCAGGACGTCTTCTTCCAGGCCAGGTCGGCCACCTTCAGCGAGCGGGACGCCGAGCAGGGCGAGAACCAGAAGCTCAAGGAGGCCCTGCTGGTCGAGGCCGAGGCGATCCTCCCGATCACCGACCTGAAGGCCGCCAAGGCCGCGCTGCGCGGCGTCAGCGAGCGCTGGGAGGCCATCGGCCACGTCCCGCGCGACGCCAAGCCGAAGCTGGACGCCCGGCTCAACACGGTCGAGCGGGCGATCCGCGAGGCCGAGGAGGCCGAGTGGCAGCGCTCCAACCCGGAGGCCCGGGCCCGTGCCACCGGCATGACCAGCCTGCTGCAGTCCGCCGTGGACAAGCTCCAGGGCGAGCTGGACAAGGCCAGGGCGGCCGGCAACGCGAGCAAGGTCGCCAAGCTGGAGAACGAGCTGGCGGGCCGTCAGCTCCTGCTCGACCAGGCCCTGAAGAGCCTGGAGGAGTTCAGCGGCTGA
- a CDS encoding RelA/SpoT family protein yields MPSGATPVRPTPPPSAPRPSASGSMRARLARLGGQRSTVLNPVLEPLFRTIRAQDPKADPALLRDIERAYEVAERWHRGQKRKSGDPYITHPLAVATILAELGMDAATLMAGLLHDTVEDTEYGLETLRKDFGDAVALLVDGVTKLDKVKFGEAAQAETVRKMVVAMAKDPRVLVIKLADRLHNMRTMRYLKREKQEQKARETLEIYAPLAHRLGMNTIKWELEDLAFAILYPKMYDEIVRLVAERAPKRDEYLATVIDQVQGDLRGARITASVTGRPKHYYSVYQKMIVRGRDFAEIYDLVGIRVLVDTVRDCYAALGTIHARWNPVPGRFKDYIAMPKFNMYQSLHTTVIGPGGKPVELQIRTFDMHRRAEYGIAAHWKYKQRAVAGASKVRTDTPSQVRKDDKAGAVNEMAWLRQLLDWQKETEDPSEFLESLRFDLSNNEVFVFTPKGDVIALPAGATPVDFAFAVHTEVGYRCIGARVNGRLVPLESTLENGDAVEVFTSKAENAGPSRDWLGFVKSPRARNKIKAWFSKERREEAIEQGKEAIARAMRKQGLPIQRILTGDSLVTLAHEMRYPDISSLYAAIGEGHVAAQNIVQKLVQALGGEDGATDDLAETATPTTHQNRATRRRAKGDPGIIVKGVDDVWVKLSRCCTPVPGDPIVGFVTRGNGVSVHRSDCVNVEALTQQPERMIEVEWAATQSSVFLVAIQVEALDRSRLLSDVTRVLSDQHVNILSAAVQTSRDRVAMSRFTFEMGDPKHLGHVLKAVRGVEGVYDVYRVTSARK; encoded by the coding sequence ATGCCCTCGGGGGCCACCCCGGTACGGCCGACACCGCCCCCCTCGGCGCCCCGGCCCTCCGCCAGCGGCAGCATGCGGGCCCGGCTGGCCCGCCTCGGCGGCCAGCGCAGCACCGTGCTCAACCCGGTGCTCGAACCGCTGTTCCGGACCATCAGGGCCCAGGACCCGAAGGCCGACCCGGCCCTGCTGCGCGACATCGAGCGGGCCTACGAGGTGGCCGAGCGGTGGCACCGGGGCCAGAAGCGCAAGAGCGGCGACCCGTACATCACGCACCCGCTGGCGGTCGCGACCATCCTGGCCGAACTCGGCATGGACGCCGCGACCCTGATGGCCGGTCTGCTGCACGACACCGTCGAGGACACCGAGTACGGCCTGGAGACCCTGCGCAAGGACTTCGGCGACGCGGTGGCCCTGCTGGTCGACGGCGTCACCAAGCTGGACAAGGTCAAGTTCGGCGAGGCCGCGCAGGCCGAGACGGTGCGCAAGATGGTCGTCGCGATGGCCAAGGACCCGCGGGTCCTGGTGATCAAGCTGGCCGACCGGCTGCACAACATGCGCACCATGCGGTACCTCAAGCGGGAGAAGCAGGAGCAGAAGGCCCGCGAGACGCTGGAGATCTACGCCCCGCTGGCGCACCGGCTGGGCATGAACACCATCAAGTGGGAGCTGGAGGACCTCGCCTTCGCGATCCTCTACCCCAAGATGTACGACGAGATCGTGCGTCTGGTGGCCGAGCGGGCGCCCAAGCGGGACGAGTACCTGGCCACCGTGATCGACCAGGTCCAGGGCGACCTGCGGGGCGCCCGGATCACCGCCTCGGTGACCGGCCGGCCGAAGCACTACTACTCGGTCTACCAGAAGATGATCGTGCGAGGCCGCGACTTCGCCGAGATCTACGACCTGGTGGGCATCCGGGTGCTGGTCGACACCGTCCGCGACTGCTACGCGGCGCTGGGCACCATCCACGCGCGGTGGAACCCGGTGCCGGGGCGGTTCAAGGACTACATCGCGATGCCCAAGTTCAACATGTACCAGTCGCTGCACACCACGGTGATCGGTCCCGGCGGCAAGCCGGTCGAGCTGCAGATCCGCACCTTCGACATGCACCGCCGCGCGGAGTACGGCATCGCCGCGCACTGGAAGTACAAGCAGCGCGCGGTGGCGGGCGCCTCCAAGGTCCGTACCGACACGCCGTCCCAGGTGCGCAAGGACGACAAGGCCGGCGCGGTCAACGAGATGGCCTGGCTGCGGCAGCTGCTGGACTGGCAGAAGGAGACCGAGGACCCGAGCGAGTTCCTGGAGTCGCTGCGCTTCGACCTCTCCAACAACGAGGTCTTCGTCTTCACCCCCAAGGGTGACGTGATAGCGCTGCCGGCCGGGGCCACCCCGGTGGACTTCGCCTTCGCGGTGCACACCGAGGTCGGGTACCGGTGCATAGGAGCACGGGTCAACGGCCGGCTGGTGCCGCTGGAGTCGACGCTGGAGAACGGCGACGCGGTGGAGGTCTTCACCTCCAAGGCGGAGAACGCCGGTCCGTCCCGGGACTGGCTGGGCTTCGTCAAGTCGCCCCGGGCCCGGAACAAGATCAAGGCCTGGTTCTCCAAGGAGCGCCGCGAGGAGGCGATCGAGCAGGGCAAGGAGGCGATCGCCCGGGCGATGCGCAAGCAGGGTCTGCCGATCCAGCGCATCCTCACCGGCGACTCGCTGGTCACCCTCGCGCACGAGATGCGCTACCCGGACATCTCGTCCCTGTACGCGGCGATCGGCGAGGGCCACGTCGCGGCGCAGAACATCGTCCAGAAGCTGGTCCAGGCGCTCGGCGGCGAGGACGGCGCGACCGACGACCTGGCCGAGACGGCGACCCCGACGACCCATCAGAACCGGGCCACCAGGCGCCGGGCCAAGGGCGACCCGGGCATCATCGTCAAGGGCGTGGACGACGTCTGGGTCAAGCTCTCCCGCTGCTGCACCCCGGTGCCGGGCGACCCGATCGTCGGCTTCGTGACCCGCGGCAACGGCGTCTCGGTGCACCGCTCGGACTGCGTCAACGTCGAGGCGCTGACCCAGCAGCCGGAGCGGATGATCGAGGTCGAGTGGGCCGCCACCCAGTCCTCGGTCTTCCTGGTGGCGATCCAGGTCGAGGCGCTGGACCGGTCCCGACTGCTCTCGGACGTCACCCGGGTGCTCTCCGACCAGCACGTCAACATCCTGTCGGCGGCGGTGCAGACCTCCCGGGACCGGGTGGCGATGAGCCGCTTCACCTTCGAGATGGGCGACCCGAAGCACCTCGGGCACGTGCTCAAGGCGGTCCGCGGCGTCGAGGGCGTGTACGACGTCTACCGGGTCACCTCGGCCCGGAAGTAA
- a CDS encoding adenine phosphoribosyltransferase yields the protein MTSPDPVLAELLNSRIRDVPDYPKPGVLFKDIAPLLADAEAFAALTRALADRARALGATKVVGLEARGFVLAAPAAFAAGLGFVPIRKQGKLPGEVHEQSYDLEYGSATLEVQCDAFTPGERVLVVDDVLATGGTIGASLDLVRRAGAELAGVVVLMELGFLDGRERLAPHLGDAPLETLITV from the coding sequence GTGACCTCTCCCGACCCCGTCCTGGCCGAGCTGCTCAACAGCCGGATCAGGGACGTACCGGACTACCCGAAGCCGGGCGTGCTGTTCAAGGACATCGCGCCGCTGCTCGCCGACGCCGAGGCCTTCGCGGCCCTCACCCGGGCGCTGGCCGACCGGGCCAGGGCACTCGGTGCGACCAAGGTGGTCGGTCTGGAGGCACGGGGGTTCGTGCTGGCCGCCCCGGCGGCCTTCGCGGCCGGGCTCGGCTTCGTGCCGATTCGCAAGCAGGGCAAGCTGCCCGGCGAGGTGCACGAGCAGTCCTACGACCTGGAGTACGGCTCGGCCACCCTCGAGGTGCAGTGCGACGCCTTCACCCCGGGTGAGCGGGTGCTGGTGGTCGACGACGTGCTGGCCACCGGCGGCACCATCGGGGCCTCGCTGGACCTGGTCCGCCGGGCCGGCGCCGAGCTGGCCGGGGTGGTCGTGCTGATGGAGCTCGGCTTCCTGGACGGCCGCGAGCGGCTCGCCCCGCACCTGGGCGACGCGCCGCTGGAGACCCTGATCACGGTCTGA
- the secF gene encoding protein translocase subunit SecF: MSRFSNLGHRLYQGEVSFDFVGRRKLWYSLSAVIVLVAALGLALGLKLGIEFEGGSVYTINKPGLTVSQAKGAADTILKDTSALVQSTDKGAIKIQVSAEEQLPAATFIAELSKDLNVTANEINAQVVGPSWGEEISKKALLGLVIFMVLVTIYLAIAFEWRMAIAALVALIHDLLITIGVYALVGFEVTPGTVIGFLTILGYSLYDTVVVFDTVKENAKGITRQNKRTFSEAANAGLNQTLVRSINTTVVALLPVAALLFIGGGLLGAGTLNDISLALFIGLAAGAYSSICVATPLYAQLKEMQPEMKTLAKKVAARRAADAKAEAERAASGEAEPAEGEEADDDETGIVGTRNQPVSRSRTKGRPSGKH, from the coding sequence ATGTCACGCTTCAGCAACCTCGGCCACCGTCTCTACCAGGGCGAGGTCAGCTTCGACTTCGTCGGCCGGCGCAAGCTCTGGTACAGCCTCTCCGCCGTCATCGTGCTGGTCGCCGCGCTCGGTCTGGCGCTCGGCCTCAAGCTCGGTATCGAGTTCGAGGGCGGCTCGGTCTACACCATCAACAAGCCCGGCCTGACGGTCTCCCAGGCCAAGGGCGCGGCGGACACCATCCTCAAGGACACCAGCGCGCTGGTGCAGTCCACCGACAAGGGCGCGATCAAGATCCAGGTGAGCGCCGAGGAGCAGCTCCCGGCGGCCACCTTCATCGCCGAGCTCTCCAAGGACCTGAACGTCACGGCGAACGAGATCAACGCCCAGGTGGTCGGCCCCAGCTGGGGTGAGGAGATCTCCAAGAAGGCGCTGCTCGGCCTGGTGATCTTCATGGTGCTGGTCACCATCTACCTGGCCATCGCCTTCGAGTGGCGGATGGCGATCGCCGCCCTGGTGGCGCTGATCCACGACCTCCTGATCACCATCGGCGTCTACGCCCTGGTCGGCTTCGAGGTCACCCCGGGTACCGTGATCGGCTTCCTGACCATCCTCGGCTACTCGCTCTACGACACGGTGGTCGTCTTCGACACCGTGAAGGAGAACGCCAAGGGCATCACCCGGCAGAACAAGCGCACCTTCAGCGAGGCCGCGAACGCGGGCCTCAACCAGACCCTGGTGCGCTCGATCAACACCACCGTGGTGGCGCTGCTGCCGGTCGCCGCCCTGCTCTTCATCGGTGGCGGTCTGCTCGGCGCGGGCACCCTGAACGACATCTCGCTCGCCCTGTTCATCGGCCTCGCGGCCGGTGCGTACTCCTCGATCTGCGTGGCCACCCCGCTGTACGCGCAGCTCAAGGAGATGCAGCCGGAGATGAAGACGCTGGCCAAGAAGGTCGCGGCCCGCCGGGCGGCGGACGCCAAGGCCGAGGCCGAGCGCGCCGCCTCGGGCGAGGCGGAGCCGGCCGAGGGCGAGGAGGCCGACGACGACGAGACGGGTATCGTCGGTACCCGCAACCAGCCGGTCAGTCGGTCCCGTACCAAGGGCCGTCCGTCCGGCAAGCACTGA
- the secD gene encoding protein translocase subunit SecD — MASPKSRPRDGYPGRALAFILVITVGLVALMFGTGHKTPRLGIDLAGGTSITLTAKSDNPSAINKTNMDTAVNILTKRVNAFGVSEAEVQTQGSNTIIVNIPNKDGDNEQAIKDIGQTAKLYFRPVLALAPTGALPTAPTASPSAGATPSASPSAGSSAAPVPPSSSPSATKAGRAVTDGLKADPTASPSAAATPSTAPSAPSAADMSAALTQGTVPPELQADFAKLDCSVQAQRLDYQTDPAKNTVACSFDADQKVWYKFALGPVAVEGKDIDKAIASFDTQQGAGWQVQLKFDDTGSKAFAATTGQLATQASPANQFAIVLDGKVVSHPYVSQSITGGNAVISGSFTQTEAKALANVLSFGALPLTFEMSDVTTVSPQLGGDQLKAGLVAGGIGMILVVLYSLVYYRGLGLVSIAGLVVSAALTYAIMSLLGAGIGFALNLPAVCGAIVAIGITADSFIVYFERIRDEVREGAPLRPAVQRAWPRARRTILVSDFVSFLCAAVLYLVSVGKVQGFAFTLGLTTALDVVVIFLFTKPLITLLARTKFFADGHKWSGLDPKRLGARPPVRGRRRTSASAAKEV, encoded by the coding sequence GTGGCATCACCCAAGTCGCGCCCGCGCGACGGTTACCCGGGGCGGGCACTGGCCTTCATCCTGGTGATCACCGTCGGTCTGGTCGCCCTCATGTTCGGGACGGGCCACAAGACGCCGCGTCTCGGGATCGACCTCGCGGGCGGCACCAGCATCACGCTGACCGCCAAGTCGGACAACCCCTCCGCGATCAACAAGACCAACATGGACACCGCGGTCAACATCCTGACCAAGCGAGTGAACGCGTTCGGCGTCTCCGAGGCCGAGGTCCAGACGCAGGGGTCCAACACCATCATCGTCAACATCCCCAACAAGGATGGCGACAATGAGCAGGCGATCAAGGACATCGGTCAGACCGCGAAGCTCTACTTCCGCCCGGTGCTGGCGCTCGCGCCCACCGGTGCCCTGCCCACCGCGCCGACGGCCTCGCCGAGCGCCGGCGCGACCCCCTCGGCCAGCCCGAGCGCCGGTTCCTCGGCCGCTCCGGTCCCGCCGAGCAGCTCGCCCAGCGCGACCAAGGCCGGCCGGGCCGTCACCGACGGGCTGAAGGCGGACCCGACCGCCTCGCCCAGCGCGGCCGCCACCCCCTCCACCGCGCCGTCCGCCCCGAGCGCCGCCGACATGTCGGCCGCGCTCACCCAGGGCACCGTGCCGCCGGAGCTGCAGGCGGACTTCGCCAAGCTGGACTGCTCGGTCCAGGCGCAGCGGCTCGACTACCAGACCGACCCGGCCAAGAACACGGTCGCCTGCAGCTTCGACGCCGACCAGAAGGTCTGGTACAAGTTCGCGCTCGGCCCGGTCGCCGTAGAGGGCAAGGACATCGACAAGGCGATCGCCTCGTTCGACACCCAGCAGGGTGCCGGCTGGCAGGTCCAGCTGAAGTTCGACGACACCGGCTCCAAGGCGTTCGCCGCCACCACCGGTCAGCTCGCCACCCAGGCCAGCCCGGCCAACCAGTTCGCCATCGTGCTCGACGGCAAGGTGGTCTCCCACCCGTACGTCAGCCAGTCGATCACCGGTGGCAACGCGGTCATCTCCGGCAGCTTCACCCAGACCGAGGCCAAGGCCCTGGCCAACGTGCTGAGCTTCGGCGCGCTGCCGCTCACCTTCGAGATGAGCGACGTCACCACGGTCTCCCCGCAGCTCGGTGGCGACCAGCTGAAGGCCGGCCTGGTGGCCGGTGGGATCGGCATGATCCTGGTGGTGCTCTACTCGCTGGTCTACTACCGCGGCCTCGGCCTGGTGTCGATCGCGGGTCTGGTGGTCTCCGCCGCGCTGACCTACGCGATCATGTCGCTGCTCGGCGCCGGCATCGGCTTCGCGCTGAACCTGCCGGCCGTCTGCGGTGCGATCGTCGCGATCGGTATCACCGCGGACTCCTTCATCGTGTACTTCGAGCGGATCCGCGACGAAGTCCGCGAGGGCGCCCCGCTGCGCCCGGCCGTCCAGCGCGCCTGGCCCCGGGCCCGGCGCACCATCCTGGTCTCGGACTTCGTCTCGTTCCTCTGCGCCGCCGTGCTCTACCTGGTCTCGGTCGGCAAGGTGCAGGGCTTCGCCTTCACCCTCGGCCTGACCACCGCGCTCGACGTCGTGGTGATCTTCCTCTTCACCAAGCCGCTGATCACCCTGCTGGCGCGCACGAAGTTCTTCGCCGACGGCCACAAGTGGTCCGGCCTGGACCCGAAGCGCCTCGGTGCCCGTCCTCCGGTGCGCGGTCGTCGCCGCACCTCCGCCTCCGCCGCGAAGGAGGTCTGA
- the yajC gene encoding preprotein translocase subunit YajC — protein MSNLIILLVPLLLLFMMFRSNKKRQDQAKEMRSALEPGAGVRTIGGMYALVKSVNEETVELEVAPGTVVHFTKGAIAAVLEREEYDAIINGRPIEDEPTESVDEADEKPLSLDKKDESDIDGTDDEAPKSK, from the coding sequence GTGTCTAACCTCATCATCCTTCTGGTGCCGCTGCTCCTGCTCTTCATGATGTTCCGGTCCAACAAGAAGCGTCAGGACCAGGCCAAGGAGATGCGCTCCGCGCTCGAGCCCGGTGCGGGCGTCCGCACCATCGGCGGCATGTACGCCCTGGTGAAGTCGGTGAACGAGGAGACCGTCGAGCTGGAGGTGGCCCCGGGCACCGTCGTGCACTTCACCAAGGGTGCGATCGCCGCGGTGCTGGAGCGGGAGGAGTACGACGCGATCATCAACGGCCGTCCGATCGAGGACGAGCCGACGGAGAGCGTCGACGAGGCCGACGAGAAGCCGCTCAGCCTCGACAAGAAGGACGAGTCGGACATCGACGGTACCGACGACGAGGCTCCGAAGAGCAAGTAG
- the ruvB gene encoding Holliday junction branch migration DNA helicase RuvB, whose product MSPYDSDPADRLRADQVLAAAADGEDQAVEAALRPKLLDEFIGQERVREQLSLVLQAARKRGATPDHVLLSGPPGLGKTTLSMIIAAELGAPLRITSGPAIQHAGDLAAILSSLTEGEVLFLDEIHRMSRPAEEMLYLAMEDFRVDVIVGKGPGATAIPLELPPFTLVGATTRAGLLPPPLRDRFGFTGHMEFYAPSELERVVHRSAALLDVQIDPAGAAEIAGRSRGTPRIANRLLRRVRDYAQVRHDGVVDREIAAQALAVYEVDARGLDRLDRAVLDALLRLFGGGPVGLSTLAVAVGEEAETVEEVAEPFLVREGLLARTPRGRIATAAAWQHLGMVPPPQSPRGAVPGQPDLFGGASS is encoded by the coding sequence ATGAGCCCGTACGACTCCGACCCCGCCGACCGCCTGCGTGCCGATCAGGTGCTGGCTGCGGCGGCCGACGGCGAGGACCAGGCGGTCGAGGCGGCCCTGCGGCCCAAGCTGCTGGACGAGTTCATCGGGCAGGAGCGGGTCCGCGAGCAGCTCTCGCTGGTGCTGCAGGCCGCCCGCAAGCGCGGCGCCACCCCGGACCACGTGCTGCTCAGCGGCCCGCCCGGGTTGGGCAAGACCACCCTGTCGATGATCATCGCGGCCGAGCTGGGCGCCCCGCTCCGGATCACCTCGGGCCCGGCGATCCAGCACGCCGGTGACCTGGCGGCGATCCTCTCCTCGCTGACCGAGGGCGAGGTGCTGTTCCTGGACGAGATCCACCGGATGTCCCGCCCGGCCGAGGAGATGCTCTACCTGGCGATGGAGGACTTCCGGGTCGACGTGATCGTCGGCAAGGGACCCGGCGCCACCGCGATCCCGCTCGAGCTGCCCCCGTTCACCCTGGTCGGCGCGACCACCAGGGCCGGGCTGCTGCCGCCCCCGCTGCGTGACCGCTTCGGCTTCACCGGCCACATGGAGTTCTACGCGCCCAGCGAGCTGGAGCGGGTGGTGCACCGCTCGGCCGCTCTGCTGGACGTCCAGATCGACCCGGCCGGCGCCGCCGAGATCGCCGGTCGCTCGCGCGGCACGCCCCGGATCGCCAACCGGCTGCTGCGCCGGGTCAGGGACTACGCCCAGGTCAGGCACGACGGCGTGGTGGACCGGGAGATCGCCGCCCAGGCGCTGGCCGTCTACGAGGTGGACGCCCGTGGTCTGGACCGCCTCGACCGGGCGGTGCTGGACGCGCTGCTCCGGCTGTTCGGCGGCGGCCCGGTCGGCCTGTCCACGCTGGCCGTGGCGGTGGGCGAGGAGGCCGAGACGGTGGAGGAGGTGGCCGAGCCCTTCCTGGTCCGGGAGGGTCTGCTGGCCCGGACGCCGCGCGGCCGGATCGCGACCGCGGCCGCCTGGCAGCACCTCGGGATGGTGCCGCCGCCGCAGTCGCCGCGGGGCGCGGTGCCCGGCCAGCCGGATCTGTTCGGCGGCGCGAGCAGCTGA
- the ruvA gene encoding Holliday junction branch migration protein RuvA, which yields MIAFVQGPVAAITPGSAVVEVGGVGMLVKCTPRTLAALRIGEPTRLTTALIVKEDSLTLYGFADEDERATFDVLLTASGVAATMALGMLATFTPDELRRIVAQGDAKSLTAVPRIGPKLAQKLLLEYKDKLGAPHGSVPAQKPIAAGPAPWSEQLHAALVGLGYAPREADEAVTAVTPEAEAQSRTDVGALLKAALRTLNRTR from the coding sequence ATGATCGCCTTCGTCCAGGGCCCGGTCGCCGCCATCACCCCCGGCAGTGCCGTGGTCGAGGTCGGCGGCGTCGGCATGCTGGTGAAGTGCACCCCGCGCACGCTGGCTGCACTGCGGATCGGCGAGCCCACCCGCCTCACCACCGCGCTGATCGTCAAGGAGGATTCGCTCACCCTGTACGGCTTCGCCGACGAGGACGAGCGGGCCACCTTCGACGTGCTGCTCACCGCCAGCGGGGTGGCCGCCACCATGGCGCTCGGCATGCTGGCCACCTTCACCCCCGACGAGCTGCGCCGGATCGTCGCCCAGGGCGACGCCAAGTCGCTCACCGCCGTCCCCCGGATCGGCCCCAAGCTCGCGCAGAAGCTGCTGCTCGAGTACAAGGACAAGCTCGGCGCCCCGCACGGCAGCGTCCCCGCCCAGAAGCCGATCGCCGCAGGTCCGGCCCCCTGGAGCGAGCAGCTGCACGCCGCCCTGGTCGGTCTCGGCTACGCTCCGCGCGAGGCCGACGAGGCGGTCACCGCCGTCACGCCCGAGGCCGAGGCGCAGAGCCGCACCGACGTCGGCGCCCTTCTGAAGGCCGCGCTGCGCACCCTCAACCGCACCCGCTGA